The Mytilus galloprovincialis chromosome 2, xbMytGall1.hap1.1, whole genome shotgun sequence genome has a window encoding:
- the LOC143063309 gene encoding BTB/POZ domain-containing protein 6-like — MAKQMETTTSDYNDWRDDKSVLQCLSYMLKHEIMCDVIFLVGSEKKAIPTHKTILASRSPVFNTMFEGSLPEKGEIAVPDIEENTFRVLLQYI, encoded by the exons ATGGCAAAGCAA ATGGAAACGACTACCAGTGATTATAATGATTGGAGAGATGACAAATCTGTTCTTCAATGTTTGTCATACATGTTGAAGCATGAAATAATGTGTGACGTCATATTTCTTGTTGGAAGTGAGAAGAAAGCCATACCAACCCATAAAACCATTTTAGCTAGCAGAAGTCCTGTTTTCAATACTATGTTTGAGGGTTCACTACCAGAGAAAGGAGAAATTGCTGTACCTGATATTGAGGAAAATACTTTTCGAGTTCTTCTTCA GTATATATAA